A single region of the Streptomyces sp. NBC_01803 genome encodes:
- a CDS encoding phosphatase domain-containing putative toxin, producing the protein MPVLSAPPAPTPVLAPAPPERPRLTPRLVARRAGKAVAICAIGYVALWLLAVLGTLGVSFLAKQQYSSGERVAGINHFLQVDDRLWRGSAPGPDGYEELADRGVATVIDLRAEDLSERQLALPGEAGLDVVRMPIRDGQTPTSEEVALFTATVESSPGPVFVHCGAGVGRTGSITAAYLVRTDQADSGEAALRTLAVGPPSLEQVYYVLTADPEEANQPPSAVRAVSRLMDAPRRINASLSLF; encoded by the coding sequence GTGCCCGTTCTGTCCGCTCCACCCGCCCCGACCCCGGTGCTGGCCCCCGCTCCTCCCGAGCGCCCGCGGCTGACCCCCCGGCTCGTGGCCCGCCGGGCGGGCAAGGCCGTGGCCATCTGCGCCATCGGCTACGTCGCCCTGTGGCTCCTCGCCGTGCTCGGCACGCTCGGCGTGTCGTTCCTGGCCAAGCAGCAGTACTCGTCCGGCGAGCGCGTCGCCGGGATCAACCACTTCCTCCAGGTGGACGACAGGCTGTGGCGCGGCTCGGCCCCGGGCCCCGACGGATACGAGGAGCTGGCCGACCGCGGCGTCGCCACCGTGATCGACCTGCGGGCGGAGGACCTGTCCGAGCGGCAGCTCGCGCTGCCGGGGGAGGCGGGTCTCGATGTGGTCCGGATGCCGATCCGGGACGGGCAGACGCCGACTTCGGAGGAGGTCGCTCTGTTCACGGCGACGGTCGAGTCCTCGCCGGGGCCGGTCTTCGTGCACTGCGGCGCGGGTGTCGGCCGCACCGGCTCGATCACCGCCGCGTACCTGGTCCGGACGGACCAGGCGGACTCGGGCGAGGCGGCGCTACGGACGCTGGCCGTGGGCCCGCCGTCGCTGGAGCAGGTGTATTACGTCCTGACGGCGGACCCGGAGGAAGCGAACCAGCCGCCGTCGGCCGTGCGGGCCGTCAGCCGCCTGATGGACGCCCCGCGCCGGATCAACGCCTCGCTGTCGCTCTTCTGA
- a CDS encoding MFS transporter has translation MTSSALPQRSRDAAARGVRVAPPGLWSRDFGLFFTARTVAKFGDMMLPVALAAGLIRHGGGVAAVGASLASFTACFAGSVLLGGVIADRFDARTLMIGADLARVGLESVAAALFLTGHVVLWQVCAVSAVNGACAGMFQPGVVSTVPRVARDVRGANGAIRTAESCMAILAPAVAGVLVGLAAVWTVFAAHAATYLVSAVCLLLLRLPPAHGADGDGGGADGDGSGADGDGGGADGDAGAGAGAAPGTFRAELAEGWREVRGRPWLWGGIAIWMVFVLAVWGPAVPLAATEIITAHGERAYGAVSSALGVGMATGGLLAMRLRPRRPLRAGAVALFGFCLHPAAIGGGLPVGMIMAGCVVAGAALAFWSVMWATSVQTGVPGPVLNRIHAYEMAGSVSMMPIGQGLAGPASAAFGAHEILLTGAVVSVATSGSLLAVPAIRDLLGTDPAGAPPGAPPGLASAAPVRGEGGWGGAVGRGARGRCDWGSSRSCPGSGSRCRAGTRRRGRPGPGPGCRRRS, from the coding sequence GTGACGTCGTCGGCCCTGCCGCAGCGGTCCCGTGACGCCGCCGCCAGGGGCGTGCGGGTCGCCCCGCCGGGGCTGTGGTCGCGGGACTTCGGGCTCTTCTTCACGGCCAGGACAGTCGCCAAGTTCGGCGACATGATGCTCCCCGTCGCGCTGGCGGCGGGCCTGATCCGGCACGGTGGCGGAGTGGCGGCCGTCGGCGCGTCGCTGGCGTCGTTCACGGCCTGCTTCGCCGGGTCCGTGCTTCTCGGTGGGGTCATCGCGGACCGGTTCGACGCCAGGACGCTGATGATCGGCGCCGACCTCGCCCGGGTGGGCCTGGAGTCGGTGGCCGCCGCGCTGTTCCTCACCGGCCATGTGGTGCTCTGGCAGGTGTGCGCGGTCAGCGCGGTCAACGGGGCGTGCGCGGGCATGTTCCAGCCGGGCGTGGTGAGCACCGTGCCGCGCGTGGCGCGCGACGTGCGGGGCGCCAACGGCGCCATCCGGACGGCCGAGTCCTGCATGGCGATCCTGGCCCCGGCCGTGGCGGGCGTCCTGGTCGGGCTGGCCGCCGTCTGGACGGTCTTCGCCGCGCACGCCGCGACGTATCTGGTGAGCGCGGTGTGCCTGCTCCTGCTGCGGCTGCCGCCCGCGCACGGTGCCGATGGCGATGGCGGCGGCGCCGATGGCGATGGCAGCGGCGCCGATGGCGATGGCGGCGGCGCCGATGGTGATGCCGGTGCCGGTGCCGGTGCCGCACCGGGCACGTTCCGGGCGGAGCTGGCCGAGGGGTGGCGGGAGGTGCGGGGCCGTCCCTGGCTGTGGGGCGGGATCGCGATCTGGATGGTGTTCGTGCTGGCGGTCTGGGGCCCGGCGGTCCCGCTGGCCGCGACCGAGATCATCACCGCGCACGGCGAGCGGGCGTACGGCGCCGTCAGCTCGGCGCTCGGCGTCGGCATGGCCACCGGCGGCCTGCTGGCGATGCGCTTGCGCCCCCGCCGCCCGCTGCGCGCGGGGGCGGTGGCCCTGTTCGGCTTCTGCCTCCATCCGGCCGCGATCGGCGGCGGGCTCCCGGTGGGAATGATCATGGCGGGCTGTGTGGTCGCGGGCGCGGCGCTGGCGTTCTGGAGCGTGATGTGGGCCACGAGCGTCCAGACCGGGGTCCCGGGCCCGGTCCTCAACCGCATCCACGCCTACGAGATGGCCGGCTCCGTCTCGATGATGCCGATCGGCCAGGGACTGGCCGGGCCCGCCTCGGCGGCGTTCGGCGCCCACGAGATCCTGCTGACCGGCGCCGTGGTCTCCGTCGCGACCAGCGGCTCCCTCCTGGCCGTCCCCGCGATCCGCGACCTCCTCGGCACGGACCCGGCCGGAGCCCCGCCGGGAGCTCCGCCGGGGCTCGCGTCCGCCGCCCCGGTCAGGGGTGAAGGGGGCTGGGGCGGCGCAGTGGGCAGGGGAGCGCGGGGTCGGTGTGATTGGGGGAGCAGCCGATCGTGTCCAGGGTCAGGAAGCCGGTGCCGCGCAGGTACCAGGCGGCGTGGACGTCCCGGCCCCGGGCCAGGGTGTCGGCGGCGGAGCTGA